The following coding sequences lie in one Lolium perenne isolate Kyuss_39 chromosome 2, Kyuss_2.0, whole genome shotgun sequence genomic window:
- the LOC127333376 gene encoding protein LAZ1 homolog 1: MSMFPGMDLTKMDPPTLTLLGAACCVMLSMHFTVQLVSQHLFYWKNSKEQKAILIIVLMPPLYAITSFVGLLDIKGSKTFFTCLESVKECYEALVIAKFLALMYSYLNISISKNIVPDEIKGRVLHHSFPMSLFLPRNVRLEHKTLKLLKYWTWQFVVVRPVCSILIIALQLLGLYPSWVSWTFTIILNFSVSMALYALVIFYHLFAKELAPHKPLSKFLCIKGIVFFSFWQGCALEVLTAVGVIQSHHFWLDVEHIQEAIQNVLIIFEMVIFSVLQQYAYHVAPYSGADRAKFEKKNE, encoded by the exons ATGTCGATGTTTCCGGGAATGGATCTTACTAAAATGGATCCTCCAACTCTTACACTCCTTGGAGCAGCCTGTTGTGTAATGTTGTCTATGCATTTTACAGTACAATTGGTGTCACAGCATCTTTTCTACTGGAAAAATTCCAAGGAGCAGAAGGCTATACTCATTATAGTGCTAATGCCTCCGTTGTATGCTATAACTTCCTTTGTTGGTCTTCTTGATATTAAGGGAAGCAAAACTTTTTTTACATGCTTGGAGTCTGTTAaagaatgctatgaggcactg GTGATTGCTAAGTTTCTGGCATTGATGTACAGCTACTTAAATATATCTATAAGTAAAAACATTGTACCTGATGAAATCAAAGGGAGGGTGCTTCATCACTCTTTCCCCATGTCACTTTTCCTG CCCCGCAATGTTCGGTTGGAGCACAAGACACTAAAGCTTCTGAAGTACTGGACCTGGCAGTTTGTTGTTGTTAGGCCTGTTTGCTCCATTCTGATAATTGCACTTCAGCTTCTTGGGCTGTACCCCAGCTGGGTCAGCTGGACGTTCACAATTATACTGAACTTTTCAGTCTCCATGGCATTATACGCCTTGGTCATATTCTACCACTTGTTTGCCAAGGAGCTGGCACCTCACAAGCCTCTTTCTAAGTTCTTGTGCATCAAAGGGATTGTCTTCTTCTCCTTCTGGCAG GGCTGTGCGCTGGAAGTTTTGACCGCTGTAGGGGTTATTCAGTCTCACCATTTCTGGCTGGACGTGGAGCACATCCAGGAGGCGATCCAGAATGTGCTGATTATCTTTGAAATGGTCATCTTCTCAGTCCTCCAGCAATACGCGTACCATGTCGCTCCGTACAGCGGCGCCGACAGGGCGAAATTCGAGAAGAAGAACGAGTGA